The nucleotide sequence CCGGGCGACTGTGGCGTATCCGGCGCGGGGCGCTGGAGGAGTTCATGGAGCGTGGCGAGCAGCCCGAGACGCTGGCCGGCAGGCTGAGGTCTTTTATCGAGGTGCCGGACAACGTGCTCGGCATCGCCCAGAGCGTGGACCTGATGCACCGGCTGGATGCGGCGTTTTTCAAGGTCGGTGAGGCCCGTGGCGGGGTCTTGATCAAGTACCACGCCGGTGCCTCGGGGACCGGCCTCGAGCGGCTGAAGTCCTCTCTCGAACGGCACGGCTTCGAGGCCCGGAGGCTGGAGGGAGAGGGGCGGTTCCGGATGCTGGCGGACGTGTCCAAGCCGGGGCAGCGGGCCGAGGAGCTCCAGCGGCTCGCCTCTGAAGAGCCCGTGGACGGACGCTCGGTCTGGGCCGCCTTCAACTGGGAGGAGCGGCTGAGCCTGGACGCCTCGCTGGAGCAGCAGAGGTCGCTTACCAGGTTCGTCGAGGGTAGCTCGGTGGTGGTCAAGACCAGCGTGCTCGAGGAGGCGCTCGGGGAGTGGCCGGACGGTGGTGACCGCCGGGCCCAGCTCCAGCATTCTGGCTCCATATGGCTCTCCGAGGAGGGGATGTCCCTGAGCCGTACCAGCCCCACGCCCCCGGATTAGGGGGTTAGGGGAGCAGGCTCTGATCAGATTTTTCGGGAGATACGGTAGGCTCGGGAAAGGCGCGGGAGCCGGGCCGTAGCCAGAGAGGGTTTCGTTAGAGGGTTACCGGGAAAAGATGAGCCGGTAGACGGATGAGACTCCTTCACTCTCGGATACGCCTGGACCGTGAGCGGCCTCGTGGCCGGTGGATCTCGCTCTCCGACGAGGGTGCGGGGCTTGGCGGCGTCCGAGGCCCCGGCCTGGAGTCGGGTGTCCTCCCGGAGAGCGGTCGGGTTGCGATAGGCCGTCTCCCCGGTCCCGGCGTACCCCGGCGGGGGTCTCTCTGGTGGTGAAAAGACGTTGCTACAACGTGGCATAGAGGCTGAAAGACGATAAGAGAAAGGATGAAGAGATGTCAGAAGCGCAGATAAGTACCCAGGACCTCGACAGTACGCTCACGAACCTCGGAAACGGGGTAAGAGAGCTGGTGCTGGATAGGGCTATAGCTGAAGTTTCCGGCTGGCAGCGTAAGCTGGAAGCCTCCGGCGAGGAGGATCTCGTGGACATATCGCGGGATCTTCTCCAGCTCCGTGAGGAGCTTGACAAGGGTGTCGGCGACGGCGGACTGGATAC is from Rubrobacter aplysinae and encodes:
- a CDS encoding helix-turn-helix domain-containing protein; translated protein: MRGALSESKEILEVGEVAAYLGVGNVTVHRWCRDGRLPCFKAGRLWRIRRGALEEFMERGEQPETLAGRLRSFIEVPDNVLGIAQSVDLMHRLDAAFFKVGEARGGVLIKYHAGASGTGLERLKSSLERHGFEARRLEGEGRFRMLADVSKPGQRAEELQRLASEEPVDGRSVWAAFNWEERLSLDASLEQQRSLTRFVEGSSVVVKTSVLEEALGEWPDGGDRRAQLQHSGSIWLSEEGMSLSRTSPTPPD